One segment of Marvinbryantia formatexigens DSM 14469 DNA contains the following:
- a CDS encoding cache domain-containing sensor histidine kinase, which translates to MKNFHSLRVKIAAVFCVCVIIPLLGVNLVVFKWYQQNLEESTVRVYDMVSDQIETNLDTYLTAVKRISLYPYYNNQIQEILYDISIHGDRSVMTRENNDIMNDFLFNMLIQDQEIQSVFITDLDGNVVYNKSNGGYYRDTDYFRSYIASMDEEFLIIPTHPQSYVNRTRKNVFSYVRVIKEVNTNTPIGYAILEMDSGLILEMTEKNSDVSDAYIAVTLQDGSMLNGTIPEEQLEAFSEYFSETGRDDSEGSVIIDGDRYLLSVSAKSDNGLVTWIFQKEEVVMSGLNQMAGLTTLILILVSAAVLAATVVASRQLTAPLVHLRDAMMQVKHGNFKAKVKEAGGRDEVGELTDCFNSMLDAIDDLITREYKLKLQERDANLQALQNQINPHFLYNTLESITMMAEINDDTDVAEMVTDLGKFMRFTLTTRDAMVRLSEELACVENYVQIQNVRYDHCISLSVDCPEKLADNRIVKLSIQPVVENAILHGTGGAGSGIHLRIRVREENSDMEILIADDGQGMDPETLAGVIKNLEQGEETERPGQSIGLKNVHQRIKLRYGEKYGLKITSKPGKGTEVRLLLPCSREESHA; encoded by the coding sequence GTGAAAAATTTTCATTCTCTGAGAGTAAAGATAGCAGCAGTATTTTGTGTCTGTGTCATTATTCCTCTGCTGGGCGTAAACCTGGTAGTGTTCAAGTGGTATCAGCAAAACCTGGAGGAAAGCACAGTACGGGTATATGATATGGTCAGCGACCAGATTGAAACGAACCTTGATACATATCTGACTGCCGTAAAACGGATTTCACTGTATCCATATTACAACAATCAGATACAGGAAATCCTTTATGATATATCCATACATGGAGACCGGAGTGTAATGACCAGGGAAAACAATGATATTATGAATGACTTTCTGTTTAATATGCTGATTCAGGATCAGGAAATCCAGTCGGTGTTTATTACAGACCTGGATGGAAATGTGGTTTATAATAAGAGCAACGGAGGATATTATCGCGATACGGATTACTTCAGAAGCTATATTGCATCTATGGATGAGGAATTTCTGATAATTCCCACGCACCCCCAGAGCTATGTGAACCGTACCCGCAAAAATGTTTTCAGCTATGTGCGTGTAATTAAAGAAGTAAATACAAATACACCGATCGGCTATGCTATTCTGGAAATGGACAGCGGGCTGATTCTGGAAATGACAGAAAAAAACAGTGATGTCTCAGATGCGTATATTGCGGTTACACTGCAGGATGGTTCCATGCTGAACGGAACGATACCGGAAGAGCAGTTGGAAGCTTTTTCAGAGTATTTTTCTGAGACCGGAAGGGATGACAGCGAAGGAAGTGTAATAATTGATGGGGATCGTTACCTGCTCAGTGTATCTGCAAAAAGTGACAATGGCCTGGTGACCTGGATATTTCAGAAGGAAGAGGTAGTCATGTCGGGGCTGAATCAGATGGCCGGGCTGACGACGCTTATCTTGATTCTGGTCAGTGCGGCAGTTCTGGCAGCAACGGTAGTGGCTTCACGGCAGCTGACAGCTCCGCTGGTGCATCTTCGCGACGCAATGATGCAGGTAAAGCATGGAAACTTTAAGGCGAAAGTAAAAGAAGCCGGAGGCAGAGATGAGGTAGGAGAGCTGACAGACTGCTTTAACTCTATGCTGGATGCGATCGACGATTTGATCACAAGGGAATATAAGCTGAAGCTCCAGGAAAGAGACGCAAATCTTCAGGCGCTGCAGAACCAGATTAATCCGCATTTTCTGTATAATACGCTGGAGAGCATTACGATGATGGCGGAAATTAACGACGATACGGATGTGGCGGAGATGGTGACGGATCTGGGCAAGTTTATGCGGTTTACACTTACGACCAGAGATGCAATGGTACGCCTGAGCGAGGAGCTGGCCTGTGTAGAGAATTATGTACAGATCCAGAATGTCCGGTATGACCATTGTATATCTCTGAGTGTGGATTGTCCGGAGAAGTTGGCAGATAACCGGATCGTAAAGCTGAGCATCCAGCCGGTTGTCGAGAACGCTATCTTACATGGCACAGGAGGAGCCGGGAGCGGAATCCATCTTCGAATCAGAGTGCGGGAGGAAAATTCTGATATGGAAATTCTTATCGCGGATGATGGGCAGGGGATGGATCCGGAAACGCTGGCGGGCGTTATAAAAAATCTGGAGCAGGGAGAGGAGACGGAACGGCCCGGGCAGAGTATCGGTCTGAAAAATGTGCATCAGCGGATAAAGCTGAGGTATGGAGAAAAATACGGATTAAAAATAACAAGCAAACCGGGAAAAGGGACGGAGGTTCGACTGCTGCTGCCGTGCAGCCGGGAGGAAAGTCATGCTTAG